One Rhizobium sp. NRK18 genomic window carries:
- the cysG gene encoding siroheme synthase CysG → MDAMSLPLNEMPTRPAPARMAPLAKLPVFWSLEGKPVLVAGGSDAAAWKAELLASCGAEVHVWATDGELGETMRGLMDVAHLPPSPQAGRGGDNDAASPFSPSGRGEGAGRRMRGAETKTRGRYIQHAQAWTSASFAGMAIAIADCETEEEAAEFFDAARAAGVPVNVIDKPAFCQFQFGAIVNRSPVVVSISTDGAAPILGQAIRRRIETLLPPALKDWSALAQALREKVNLRLKRSAPRRAFWERFTDRALTTNDKPREDEDARLMADIARLETAAGAIGRVTLVGAGPGDAELLTLKAVRALQAADVILFDDLVSPEVLELARREAKRMLVGKRGGRESCRQEDINDMMVTFARAGKRVVRLKAGDPVIFGRAGEEITRLQNEGISVDIVPGITSASAMASRLGVSLTHRDCAQSVRFVTGHSKKGELPETIDWKALGDPTTTTIFYMGGRTAAKIEARLIGAGLPASTPVVIMSSVSRGNERRWTGKLHGLGAAMQDIGVDEPVLIGVGAVFAEAVGLDVGGFSEEMPAQAGVCR, encoded by the coding sequence ATGGATGCCATGTCGCTGCCGCTGAATGAAATGCCGACGCGCCCGGCGCCGGCCCGCATGGCGCCGCTCGCTAAGCTGCCCGTCTTCTGGTCTCTGGAAGGAAAGCCTGTGCTCGTCGCCGGCGGGTCGGACGCTGCGGCCTGGAAAGCCGAGCTGCTGGCCTCTTGTGGTGCCGAAGTCCACGTCTGGGCGACCGATGGCGAGCTCGGCGAGACGATGCGCGGTCTTATGGATGTCGCGCATTTGCCCCCCTCGCCGCAAGCGGGGCGAGGGGGCGACAACGATGCCGCATCTCCCTTCTCCCCGTCAGGACGGGGAGAAGGTGCCGGCAGGCGGATGAGGGGCGCCGAAACGAAGACGCGCGGCCGCTACATTCAACATGCGCAGGCTTGGACCTCGGCTTCATTCGCTGGCATGGCGATTGCGATAGCCGACTGCGAAACCGAGGAAGAAGCAGCCGAGTTCTTCGATGCCGCCCGTGCGGCCGGCGTTCCCGTCAATGTCATCGACAAGCCGGCCTTCTGCCAGTTCCAGTTCGGCGCGATCGTCAACCGCTCGCCGGTCGTCGTGTCCATTTCGACGGATGGCGCAGCCCCCATCCTTGGCCAGGCGATCCGCCGGCGGATCGAGACGCTGCTGCCGCCGGCGCTCAAGGATTGGTCGGCGCTCGCCCAGGCGCTGCGCGAAAAGGTCAACCTGCGTCTGAAGCGCAGTGCGCCGCGCCGCGCCTTCTGGGAGCGCTTCACCGACCGGGCGCTGACAACGAATGACAAGCCTCGGGAGGACGAGGATGCGCGGCTGATGGCGGACATCGCGCGGCTGGAAACGGCCGCCGGCGCCATCGGCCGCGTCACGCTCGTCGGCGCAGGTCCGGGAGATGCAGAATTGCTGACGCTGAAGGCGGTGCGCGCTCTGCAGGCCGCTGATGTCATCCTGTTCGACGATCTGGTCTCGCCGGAGGTGCTCGAACTCGCCCGCCGCGAGGCAAAACGCATGCTGGTCGGCAAACGCGGCGGCCGCGAAAGCTGCCGTCAGGAAGACATCAACGACATGATGGTGACCTTTGCCCGGGCGGGCAAGCGCGTCGTGCGCCTGAAGGCTGGCGATCCGGTCATCTTCGGCCGGGCAGGGGAGGAGATAACCCGCCTGCAGAATGAGGGAATCTCCGTCGACATCGTTCCCGGCATCACGTCGGCGAGCGCCATGGCGTCAAGGCTCGGCGTGTCGCTCACCCACCGCGACTGCGCGCAATCGGTCCGCTTCGTGACCGGTCATTCGAAGAAGGGCGAACTGCCCGAGACCATCGACTGGAAGGCGCTTGGCGATCCGACCACCACGACCATCTTCTACATGGGCGGCCGCACAGCCGCCAAGATCGAGGCCCGCCTCATCGGGGCCGGCCTGCCAGCCTCAACCCCCGTCGTCATCATGTCGTCCGTCTCCCGCGGCAACGAACGCCGCTGGACGGGCAAGCTGCATGGATTGGGTGCCGCAATGCAGGACATCGGCGTCGATGAACCGGTATTGATCGGGGTCGGCGCGGTGTTTGCGGAGGCCGTTGGATTGGACGTGGGCGGATTTTCCGAGGAGATGCCGGCCCAAGCTGGGGTTTGCCGTTAA
- a CDS encoding nitrate reductase: MACDVKTTCPYCGVGCGVIATVHDDGAVTVKGDPDHPSNYGRLCSKGSALAETLDLDDRILHPEIAGKRTSWDEAFDLVAKTFSETIAEHGPDSVAFYVSGQLLTEDYYVANKLMKGFIGSANIDTNSRLCMASSVAGHRRAFGSDTVPGTYEDLELTDLVVLTGSNLAWCHPVIYQRIAAAKAKRPDMKVVLIDPRRTMTADIVDLHLAIRPDGDMALFNGLLAHLAGSPVLDADYIAAHTHGFAEALSAARALSVEDVVNATGIDEEALKAFYTLFETTEKVVTCYSQGVNQSSAGTDKVNAIINCHLATGRIGRSGMGPFSLTGQPNAMGGREVGGLANMLAAHMLIENPGHRDLVQTFWNAPAMPQTAGLKAVDMFEAVADGRIKALWIMATNPVVSLPDADRVREAIRNCPFVVVSDILKATDTAELADVLLPSEGWGEKNGTVTNSERRISRQRRFLKAPGEAIADWRQFAEVGKRMGFADAFSWATAAEIFAEHAALSSQDNHGSRDFDIGAYAEIDRETFDDMPPFQWPQPKGMDRQETRFFADGRFYHPDHKARFVAVTAETPERADGDFPYLLNTGRIRDHWHTMTRTGKSARLSAHIAEPFAEIHPEDALKIGVREAGLVRIESRHGSGVVRALVTRRQRRGSIFVPMHWTDQYSANARIDALVAPLTDPVSGQPALKNVAVRASAFPASLFGFAVSAEKPVRPDCAYWALARAEGGFRMEFAFTDPVENVDAWGRRVLGVPDTAECIGYEDRHSGHVRMAYFAGDRLVAALFVARQPVAVSRNWMVAQLTEAHAEPAARNALVAGRPGADRPDPGANVCSCFSVGVNQIVAAVHAGNATVEAIGKCLNAGTNCGSCRAEIRGIIDGCHVAAAE; the protein is encoded by the coding sequence ATGGCCTGTGACGTCAAGACAACCTGTCCCTACTGCGGCGTCGGCTGTGGCGTCATCGCGACCGTTCACGACGACGGAGCGGTTACGGTCAAGGGCGATCCGGATCATCCCTCCAATTATGGCAGGCTCTGTTCCAAGGGCTCGGCGCTTGCCGAAACCCTCGATCTCGATGACCGCATTCTCCATCCGGAAATTGCCGGCAAGCGCACATCCTGGGACGAGGCGTTCGACCTCGTCGCGAAGACCTTCTCGGAAACGATCGCAGAGCACGGCCCGGATTCGGTTGCCTTCTATGTCTCGGGCCAGCTTCTGACGGAAGACTACTATGTTGCCAATAAGCTGATGAAGGGCTTCATCGGCTCCGCCAACATCGACACCAACTCCAGGCTCTGCATGGCCTCGTCGGTTGCCGGTCATCGTCGGGCCTTCGGCTCGGACACGGTTCCGGGGACCTATGAGGACCTCGAACTGACCGATCTCGTCGTCCTGACCGGCTCCAATCTCGCCTGGTGCCACCCCGTCATCTACCAGCGCATCGCCGCGGCGAAGGCGAAGCGTCCCGACATGAAGGTGGTGCTGATCGATCCGCGCCGCACGATGACGGCCGATATCGTCGACCTGCATCTCGCCATTCGCCCGGATGGCGACATGGCGCTGTTCAATGGGCTGCTCGCCCATCTTGCCGGCAGCCCGGTGCTGGACGCTGATTACATCGCCGCCCACACGCATGGCTTCGCCGAGGCGCTGTCGGCGGCGCGGGCACTGAGCGTCGAGGACGTGGTAAACGCCACCGGCATCGACGAGGAGGCGCTAAAGGCCTTCTACACCCTCTTCGAAACGACGGAAAAGGTCGTCACCTGTTACAGCCAGGGCGTAAACCAGTCCTCCGCAGGCACTGACAAGGTCAACGCCATCATCAACTGCCATCTGGCGACGGGACGTATCGGCCGGTCCGGCATGGGCCCGTTTTCGCTGACCGGCCAACCGAACGCCATGGGCGGCCGCGAGGTCGGCGGCCTTGCCAACATGCTTGCGGCCCACATGCTGATCGAAAATCCCGGACACCGGGATCTGGTCCAGACATTCTGGAACGCACCGGCAATGCCGCAGACGGCTGGCCTGAAGGCCGTCGACATGTTCGAAGCCGTCGCCGATGGCCGTATCAAGGCGCTGTGGATCATGGCGACCAATCCGGTCGTCTCGTTGCCGGACGCCGATCGGGTTCGCGAGGCGATCCGCAACTGCCCCTTCGTCGTCGTCTCCGACATATTGAAAGCCACGGACACGGCGGAACTTGCCGATGTGCTGTTGCCCTCGGAAGGCTGGGGCGAGAAGAACGGCACGGTCACGAACTCCGAGCGCCGAATCTCACGCCAGCGTCGCTTCCTGAAAGCGCCGGGAGAGGCGATTGCCGACTGGCGCCAGTTTGCCGAAGTCGGAAAGCGCATGGGCTTTGCCGACGCTTTCTCATGGGCGACAGCGGCGGAGATCTTCGCCGAACACGCCGCCCTGTCGTCGCAGGACAACCACGGCAGCCGGGATTTTGATATCGGCGCCTATGCGGAGATAGACAGAGAGACGTTCGATGACATGCCGCCTTTCCAGTGGCCGCAGCCGAAGGGCATGGACCGACAGGAGACCCGTTTCTTTGCCGACGGCCGCTTCTATCATCCAGACCACAAGGCCAGGTTCGTCGCCGTGACGGCGGAGACGCCGGAACGCGCCGACGGCGACTTTCCCTACCTGCTGAACACCGGCCGCATCCGCGATCATTGGCACACCATGACCCGGACGGGAAAAAGCGCCCGCCTTTCGGCCCATATCGCCGAGCCCTTCGCCGAAATCCATCCAGAAGACGCGTTGAAGATTGGCGTCCGCGAGGCGGGCCTTGTGCGAATTGAAAGCCGGCATGGCAGCGGCGTGGTTCGGGCCCTTGTGACCCGACGCCAGCGCCGCGGCAGCATCTTCGTGCCGATGCACTGGACCGACCAGTATTCTGCCAACGCCCGCATCGACGCCCTTGTCGCGCCGTTGACCGATCCCGTGTCGGGTCAGCCGGCATTGAAAAACGTGGCAGTCCGCGCCTCCGCTTTTCCGGCATCGCTCTTCGGTTTCGCCGTCAGCGCGGAAAAGCCCGTACGGCCCGACTGCGCCTATTGGGCGCTGGCGCGTGCCGAAGGCGGCTTTCGCATGGAGTTCGCCTTCACCGATCCGGTCGAGAACGTCGATGCCTGGGGCCGCAGGGTTCTCGGCGTGCCGGACACGGCCGAATGCATCGGCTATGAAGACCGCCACAGTGGCCATGTCCGCATGGCCTATTTTGCCGGTGACCGTCTCGTCGCGGCGCTGTTCGTGGCGCGCCAGCCGGTGGCGGTGTCGCGCAACTGGATGGTCGCACAGCTGACGGAAGCCCATGCGGAGCCTGCTGCCCGCAACGCTCTGGTCGCCGGCCGGCCCGGCGCCGATCGTCCCGACCCGGGCGCCAACGTCTGCTCCTGCTTTTCCGTCGGCGTCAACCAGATCGTCGCGGCGGTGCATGCGGGCAACGCCACGGTCGAGGCGATCGGCAAATGCCTCAACGCCGGAACCAATTGCGGCTCCTGCCGCGCCGAAATCAGGGGGATCATCGATGGATGCCATGTCGCTGCCGCTGAATGA
- the nirD gene encoding nitrite reductase small subunit NirD, with the protein MNWISIGRLEDIPRRGARCVRTPQGKIAVFRTMDDHVFAIEDHCPHKGGPLSQGIVHGHDVTCPLHNWVISLETGKALGADEGAVKTVPVRNDEGDLFIALESLMMAAE; encoded by the coding sequence ATGAACTGGATTTCAATAGGCAGGCTGGAAGACATTCCGCGTCGCGGCGCCCGCTGCGTGAGGACCCCGCAGGGCAAGATCGCCGTCTTCCGCACCATGGACGACCACGTTTTTGCCATCGAGGATCATTGCCCGCATAAGGGCGGCCCGCTGTCTCAAGGCATCGTCCATGGTCACGATGTGACCTGCCCGCTGCACAACTGGGTGATTTCGCTCGAAACCGGCAAGGCGCTCGGTGCGGACGAGGGGGCGGTGAAGACCGTGCCGGTCAGGAACGACGAGGGCGATCTCTTCATCGCGCTCGAAAGCCTGATGATGGCGGCGGAGTGA
- the nirB gene encoding nitrite reductase large subunit NirB codes for MTKKLVIIGNGMAPGRMLDELFEKAPGLYDVTIFNAEPRVNYDRIMLSPVLSGEKAYEDIIIHSDEWYAEHGVTLHKGAKVARIDRDAKTVTAENGVTASYDKLVIATGSSPFIIPVPGHDLPGVLAYRDLDDVSKMLDIAARKGRAVVIGGGLLGLEAAYGLKRQGMEVTVIHLMPTIMERQLDPAAAYLLEKALTERGIEIVTKANTKRILGEDKVTSIELEDGRIIDAEMVVMAVGIRPAAGLAKDAGIACNRGIVVDDGMMTSDPDVYALGECAEHRGICYGLVAPLYESARVLADRLTGGSAEYQGSVVNTKLKVTGINLFSAGDFADGDDRQEIVLRDANAGVYKRLILKDNRIIGAVLYGETADGSWFFDLMKRQVDITEMRDTLIFGQAYQGGAQLDPTAAVAALPDDAEICGCNGVCKSKITGTISAKGLTTLDEVRAHTKASASCGSCTHLVEQLMAVTLGDAYNPQAVKPMCGCTDFSHDDVRRLIVAKKLKSIPAVMQELEWKTSCGCAKCRPALNYYLVCDWPDEYADDYQSRFINERVHANIQKDGTYSVVPRMWGGVTSSAELRAIADVVDKFNIPTVKVTGGQRIDMLGIHKEDLPAVWADLGKAGFVSGQAYAKGLRTVKTCVGSDWCRFGTQDSTGLGIRLEKFMWGSWTPAKVKLAVSGCPRNCAEATCKDVGIICVDSGYEIHFAGAAGLDIKGTEVLGLVKTEDEALEYIVALTQMYREQGHYLERIYKWAKRIGYDEVRRQIMDDETRRKAYFDRFVFSQKFAQVDPWSERVSGKDKHEFKPMATVGFSAAAE; via the coding sequence ATGACAAAGAAGCTTGTCATCATTGGTAACGGCATGGCGCCCGGCCGCATGCTGGACGAATTGTTTGAAAAGGCGCCCGGCCTCTACGACGTCACGATCTTCAACGCCGAGCCGCGCGTCAATTACGACCGCATCATGCTCTCGCCGGTCCTTTCCGGCGAAAAGGCCTATGAGGACATCATCATCCATTCGGATGAATGGTATGCCGAGCACGGCGTGACGCTGCACAAGGGCGCAAAGGTGGCCCGCATCGATCGCGATGCGAAAACGGTAACGGCTGAGAACGGTGTCACTGCTTCCTACGACAAGCTGGTCATCGCCACCGGATCGTCGCCCTTCATCATCCCGGTACCGGGTCACGACCTGCCGGGCGTGCTTGCCTACCGCGACCTCGACGACGTATCGAAGATGCTCGACATCGCGGCACGCAAGGGCAGGGCGGTCGTCATCGGCGGCGGCCTGCTCGGCCTCGAAGCCGCCTATGGCCTGAAGCGTCAGGGCATGGAAGTGACCGTCATCCACCTGATGCCGACGATCATGGAACGCCAGCTCGATCCGGCGGCCGCCTATCTTCTCGAAAAGGCGCTCACCGAACGCGGTATCGAGATCGTCACCAAGGCCAACACCAAGCGCATCCTCGGCGAGGACAAGGTCACCAGCATCGAGCTGGAAGACGGCCGCATCATCGACGCCGAAATGGTCGTCATGGCGGTCGGCATCCGCCCGGCCGCAGGCCTTGCCAAGGACGCCGGCATTGCCTGCAACCGCGGCATCGTCGTCGACGACGGCATGATGACCTCCGACCCGGATGTCTACGCGCTCGGCGAATGCGCCGAACACCGGGGCATCTGCTACGGCCTCGTCGCCCCGCTTTACGAAAGCGCCCGCGTGCTTGCCGACCGGCTGACCGGCGGCAGCGCCGAATACCAGGGCTCCGTCGTCAACACCAAGCTCAAGGTCACCGGCATCAATCTCTTCTCGGCGGGCGATTTCGCCGATGGCGACGATCGCCAGGAGATCGTGCTGCGCGACGCCAATGCCGGCGTCTACAAGCGGCTGATCCTCAAGGACAATCGGATCATCGGCGCCGTCCTCTACGGCGAAACCGCCGACGGGTCCTGGTTCTTCGACCTGATGAAACGCCAGGTCGACATTACTGAAATGCGCGACACGCTGATCTTCGGCCAGGCTTACCAGGGCGGTGCCCAGCTGGACCCTACGGCGGCCGTTGCAGCCTTGCCGGATGATGCGGAAATCTGCGGCTGCAACGGCGTATGCAAATCCAAGATCACCGGCACGATCTCGGCCAAGGGGCTCACGACGCTGGACGAGGTGCGCGCCCACACCAAGGCTTCGGCCTCCTGCGGGTCCTGCACCCATCTCGTCGAACAGCTGATGGCCGTTACACTCGGCGACGCCTACAATCCGCAGGCCGTCAAGCCGATGTGCGGCTGCACCGACTTCAGCCATGACGACGTCCGTCGCCTGATCGTCGCCAAGAAGCTCAAAAGCATCCCGGCCGTCATGCAGGAGCTCGAATGGAAGACCTCCTGCGGCTGCGCCAAGTGCCGGCCGGCCTTGAACTACTACCTCGTCTGCGACTGGCCGGACGAATATGCCGACGACTATCAGTCGCGCTTTATCAATGAGCGCGTCCACGCCAACATCCAGAAGGACGGCACCTATTCCGTCGTTCCGCGCATGTGGGGCGGGGTGACGTCTTCGGCTGAACTGCGCGCCATTGCCGACGTCGTCGACAAGTTCAATATCCCGACGGTCAAGGTTACCGGCGGCCAGCGCATCGACATGCTCGGCATTCACAAGGAAGACCTGCCCGCCGTCTGGGCCGATCTCGGCAAGGCCGGCTTCGTCTCCGGACAGGCCTATGCCAAGGGCCTGCGTACGGTGAAGACCTGCGTCGGATCGGACTGGTGCCGCTTCGGCACGCAGGATTCGACCGGTCTCGGCATCCGGCTGGAGAAATTCATGTGGGGCTCCTGGACGCCGGCCAAGGTCAAGCTCGCAGTCTCCGGCTGTCCGCGCAACTGCGCCGAGGCGACCTGCAAGGACGTCGGCATCATCTGCGTCGACAGCGGCTACGAAATCCACTTCGCGGGAGCCGCGGGCCTCGACATCAAGGGCACGGAGGTCCTCGGCCTCGTCAAGACCGAGGACGAGGCGCTCGAATACATCGTCGCGCTGACCCAGATGTACCGGGAGCAGGGCCACTATCTCGAGCGCATCTACAAGTGGGCCAAACGTATCGGCTACGACGAGGTCCGCCGCCAGATCATGGACGATGAGACCAGGCGCAAGGCCTATTTCGACCGCTTCGTCTTCTCCCAGAAATTTGCCCAGGTCGATCCCTGGTCGGAACGCGTGTCCGGCAAGGACAAGCATGAGTTCAAGCCGATGGCGACCGTCGGCTTTTCCGCAGCCGCCGAATAA
- a CDS encoding ABC transporter ATP-binding protein: protein MTILEISGASKSFGSGKTRNDVLDDVNLKVAEGEFIAIVGFSGSGKSTLISLLAGLSRPDSGAVLFKGREVTGPDPERGVVFQSYALMPWLTVWGNVSLAVDSVHKSLGKSERRALAEKYIEMVGLAHAVDRRPAELSGGMRQRVSVARALAMQPEILLLDEPLSALDALTRAKLQDEFAEICEREKKTIVLITNDVDEAILLADRIIALTPGPKATLGKSFDVKLARPRDRAEMNHNEDFIRIRAEVTEYLMDLGAKRGGDIENDIVLPNVVPITQKPAAEKLPAAYEKAAQTVTEKRFVEFYDVKKVYPTPKGPLTVVDGFELKMDKGEFISIIGHSGCGKSTVLSMVAGLNKISAGGIVLDGKEISGAGPDRAVVFQAPSLMPWLTARENVALGVDKVYPDATPAERKDIVEYYLHRVGLGDAMHRHAADLSNGMKQRVGIARAFALSPKLLLLDEPFGMLDSLTRWELQEVLMDVWKRTKVTAICVTHDVDEAILLADRVVMMSNGPNARIGNIMEVDLPRPRTRKALLAHPDYYAYREELLDFLEAYEGGADPSAEQLQSIQEKRAARIARQKAAAMEAAE from the coding sequence ATGACCATTCTCGAAATCTCCGGCGCGTCGAAGAGCTTCGGCTCGGGCAAGACCCGCAACGACGTGCTGGACGACGTCAACCTCAAGGTGGCCGAAGGGGAATTCATCGCCATCGTCGGCTTCTCCGGATCCGGCAAGTCGACGCTGATCTCGCTTCTCGCCGGCCTGTCGCGGCCGGACAGCGGCGCGGTGCTCTTCAAGGGCCGCGAAGTGACCGGCCCCGATCCGGAACGCGGCGTCGTCTTCCAGTCCTACGCGCTGATGCCGTGGCTGACCGTCTGGGGCAATGTTTCGCTGGCAGTCGACAGTGTCCACAAGAGCCTCGGCAAATCCGAGCGCAGGGCGCTGGCTGAAAAGTACATCGAGATGGTCGGTCTCGCTCATGCCGTCGACCGCCGCCCGGCCGAACTGTCCGGTGGCATGCGCCAGCGCGTATCGGTGGCCCGGGCGCTTGCCATGCAGCCGGAAATCCTGCTGCTCGACGAGCCGCTCTCGGCGCTCGATGCCCTGACCCGCGCCAAGCTGCAGGACGAGTTTGCCGAAATCTGCGAGCGCGAGAAGAAGACGATCGTCCTCATCACCAATGATGTCGACGAGGCAATCCTGCTCGCCGACCGCATCATCGCGCTCACACCCGGTCCGAAGGCCACACTCGGAAAGAGCTTCGACGTCAAGCTCGCCCGTCCGCGTGATCGCGCCGAGATGAACCACAACGAGGACTTCATCCGCATCCGCGCCGAAGTCACCGAATATCTGATGGACCTTGGCGCCAAACGCGGCGGCGATATCGAGAACGACATCGTTCTGCCGAACGTCGTGCCGATCACCCAGAAGCCTGCGGCGGAAAAGCTGCCGGCCGCCTATGAGAAGGCCGCCCAGACCGTCACCGAGAAGCGCTTCGTCGAGTTCTATGACGTCAAGAAGGTCTATCCGACGCCGAAGGGGCCGCTGACGGTCGTCGACGGTTTCGAGCTGAAGATGGACAAGGGCGAGTTCATCTCGATCATCGGCCATTCCGGCTGCGGCAAGTCCACGGTCCTGTCGATGGTTGCCGGGCTCAACAAGATTTCCGCCGGCGGCATCGTCCTCGACGGCAAGGAAATCAGCGGCGCCGGACCGGACCGCGCCGTCGTCTTCCAGGCGCCCTCGCTGATGCCGTGGCTGACGGCGCGCGAGAACGTCGCCCTCGGCGTCGACAAGGTCTATCCGGACGCGACGCCTGCCGAGCGCAAGGACATCGTCGAATATTACCTGCATCGTGTCGGCCTCGGCGACGCCATGCACCGGCACGCCGCCGATCTGTCGAACGGCATGAAGCAGCGCGTCGGCATCGCCCGCGCCTTTGCGCTGTCGCCGAAGCTCCTGCTGCTCGACGAGCCCTTCGGCATGCTCGACAGCCTGACGCGCTGGGAGCTGCAGGAGGTGCTGATGGACGTCTGGAAGCGCACCAAGGTTACCGCCATCTGCGTCACCCATGACGTCGACGAGGCGATCCTGCTCGCCGACCGCGTGGTGATGATGTCGAACGGCCCGAATGCCAGGATCGGCAACATCATGGAGGTCGACCTGCCGCGTCCGCGCACCCGCAAGGCGCTGCTCGCCCACCCCGACTATTACGCCTATCGCGAAGAACTCCTCGATTTTTTGGAAGCCTATGAGGGCGGCGCCGATCCCAGCGCCGAGCAACTGCAATCAATTCAGGAAAAACGCGCCGCCCGCATCGCCCGTCAGAAGGCGGCGGCCATGGAAGCTGCGGAGTAA
- a CDS encoding ABC transporter permease has protein sequence MADATIAFDESDARKTVRREKLFQRINRLGRWLDALGLAFVTPLLKIAAGDNVAEQLQELKRVLIIPLVGIVLFLGAWSVLAPQVKTSLGAIPGPLAVWEQAGVMWADYKAEQLKADDFYARQDERNAKYKEEGKLDRIKYRTYTGQPTYISQIATSLLTVGLGFLIATLIAVPLGIASGLSRTFNGAINPLIQIFKPVSPLAWLPIVTMIVAATYENPYDFMPKSLVISAVTVTLCSLWPTLINTALGVASIDKDLVNVGKVLQLSTWTTVRKLVLPSALPLIFTGLRLSLGVGWMVLIAAEMLAQNPGLGKFVWDEFQNGSSDSLARIMLAVFTIGIIGFVLDRIMYALQQAFTFSSNR, from the coding sequence ATGGCCGATGCCACCATTGCATTCGACGAAAGCGATGCCCGAAAGACGGTGCGCCGCGAAAAGCTGTTCCAGCGCATCAACAGGCTTGGCCGCTGGCTCGACGCCCTGGGTCTCGCCTTCGTGACGCCGCTCCTGAAGATCGCCGCCGGCGACAATGTTGCCGAGCAGCTTCAGGAGCTCAAACGCGTCCTCATCATTCCGCTTGTCGGTATCGTCCTCTTCCTGGGCGCCTGGTCCGTGCTGGCGCCTCAGGTCAAGACCTCGCTCGGCGCCATTCCGGGGCCGCTCGCCGTCTGGGAGCAGGCTGGCGTCATGTGGGCCGACTACAAGGCCGAACAGCTAAAGGCCGATGACTTCTACGCCCGCCAGGACGAGCGCAATGCAAAGTACAAGGAAGAAGGCAAGCTCGACCGGATCAAGTACCGCACCTATACCGGGCAGCCGACCTACATCTCGCAGATCGCCACCTCGCTTCTGACCGTCGGCCTCGGCTTCCTGATCGCGACACTGATCGCCGTGCCGCTCGGCATCGCATCGGGCTTGTCGCGCACCTTCAACGGCGCGATCAATCCGCTGATCCAGATTTTCAAGCCGGTCTCGCCGCTCGCCTGGCTGCCGATCGTCACCATGATCGTCGCCGCGACCTACGAGAACCCGTATGATTTTATGCCGAAGTCGCTGGTCATCTCCGCCGTCACCGTGACGCTCTGTTCGCTCTGGCCGACGCTGATCAACACGGCGCTCGGCGTGGCTTCCATCGACAAGGACCTTGTCAATGTCGGCAAGGTGCTGCAGCTCTCCACCTGGACCACGGTGCGCAAGCTCGTCCTGCCGTCCGCCCTGCCGCTGATTTTCACCGGTCTGAGGCTCTCCCTCGGTGTGGGCTGGATGGTCCTGATCGCCGCTGAAATGCTGGCGCAGAACCCGGGCCTCGGCAAGTTCGTCTGGGACGAATTCCAGAACGGCTCCTCGGATTCGCTCGCACGCATCATGCTCGCCGTCTTTACCATCGGCATCATCGGTTTCGTGCTCGACCGCATCATGTATGCGCTCCAGCAGGCCTTCACCTTCTCGTCGAACCGGTAG